aCAGCTTTCCTTGAAGAATTGGATGTCGTAGACTTGCAGTGAGAAATATATTTGCTTAATTAAAGGAAAGCATCCATGACAATTGGtaaaatcataattaaaagAACCCGGAAAGGTATGTTTTAGCAGTTCcttaagaaaaaaataacaatgcgcagatttcacaatattcaattacctagtttttttttcagggggggggggggggtataatgtTGATTTATACACCATTTTCCGTGGACATTTTTTATGTgttcatgaaattttgtttgaagggaTCATGAGCACTGTTGGGGGTGTCCATTCAACTGAAACACCAAAGTCAGAGGAATTGAAGATTGCAATGGATACTACAGAAGTGACATAATATgaccaaattgatatgaaaagCCAGTCGTTCGCTTACAGTAATTACAAGAGTCGCCACAAAGAAGACTTTAATGTGTATTACACCTAATGCAGATCATTTCCAATCTGTATGCTGGATACAAATCTGATTCGGCAATTCTGAACCATTGTGGGATTTTAGAGAAATTGCAAGTTGGTGATATGTTCTTGGCGGACAAaggattttgtatatttgacaaACTTGCAAATGATGTGACACTTAATATCCCactctttcttacaaataaatccCACTTCTCAAAAGAGGATGCAGAGCTTTGCTGTAAAATTTCCAGATGCAGAATCCATGTTGGAtggaaaaatgagagaatgttttgtttaaaaaaaatccttagcCATATTCTATCATAGTATATATATTaatctgacaaaatatttcagCTTTGTGTGGCCCATGTGATTTTGTAGGTTCCCCATTCGAAGGAGATTGCAGATAAACCCTACACACTTATTAGATTAATTGCATATTCTCATTTTGAAGGAAGGTATTTAAATTGGTAAATCTgcattattatacaaaaatgtaaaatccattgtttttagtaaatgcatgtaatttaatgatttttgtaaagctgGACACTGCGTCTATACATATTTTGGTTCATCCAAAATAAGAAACACTATCTGTCtgtaatgtttattcaacagtatacatgtaattacataactttgatagatgcaccactgatatcataataaagtatatgtacatgtggtttTGTGTGTTTGATTTAGACTGCAGAAATACTTTATCATGTTATTAATATAATTAAACTCTATCACGCTTAAAATGTTTGTTGACTATAATACATCTTTGTCAATGTGAACTATTTGAGCGTCTCTAGGAATCCACACTAGCAAATCACAGCATTGGATGCCTTTCAGGTGTTGTTATCCTTGAATCTGATGCCAATATTCATACTTTGATTTGAGGTGCAGCGAACCATCCCTTGCGTCATATTCTAAAATGGCaaatgtcattacatgtattgataaagtATACATGATTTACAAGTACTCTGATTAGTGGTGAAAGTATTATACTGCATGCATACTTATTTTGACATAAATGTACTGCAGTATTCAAAACGTGAtgcaagtaaagtttataaagaacattatcagttcaatatcacaatgaagcctaggtagtatttgtatttcattcataaaatgttactttaaagttataataaacttggatacaTCCATAATGTGAATACATTTACGTCGGTTGACTACTATGGTAGAAAAATACAATATGGTTGAGTCATTGCTGTGACAAAactgaatacaaaatatacaggTGAAGGTGGACAAAACACCTATATGTACACAAAAAACATACAAGATGGGGTGTCATAGGCCACAAAATAATTAGGTCAACCCAAACCTAAAGGTGGTGGGGAGGGTGGTGGCATGATATTTGAATTCGCCAATGTTTACTATATCTAGCCAATCTAAAGCGCATGCGCTGGAAAAACCCCGACAAAATATAGAACCTGCGCATGAGCACTCTGCATGTTCTAAATAAAGAAGTGGCTATTAAAAGAACCTAGTCTAAAAATAACAAGCCAAACGACCtaaacaatttatatacataaattgATTTTATGTCGGTTGACTACTATGGTAGAATTAGACAAAACACATATTGAGGAATAAGAAAGGTCATTTATTCAATAGATAAATGACAAAGTAAAAAGCCAAATAACGATGGTATATCCCAACTAAAAATTGGGACAGTACATAAAAAATAAGGTAAAATTTGACTAGCAGCAACCCCAATAAACAGTATAATGCAATGTGACTAAATGCATAGATAAGGTTTGACTAGTAGCGGAAAGTATCaaaaataaacaacatatgcaaaCCAGTATGTCCCTGAGTCATTGCTGTGATAAACCTAATCAAAGATCTACAGGTAAAAGGGGACAAACAAACATATGTacagaaaaaaatacaatatggtTGAGTCATTGCTGTGACAAAactgaatacaaaatatacaggTGAAGGTGAAGAAAACACCTATATGTACACACAAAACATACAAGATGCGGTGTCATAGGCCACCGCAACAAGACAgcataatgaaaacaaaatagacCCTAAAAACCTGGCTTGTTGCCAACCCATCACACAGCCACAGTACAAGGTGGGTAAAACATTAAAGACCAAGGATGAGGGCAGGTACATGTAATGAACTAAGACGTGATATACCAGGGGTACAAATTACCTAGAGCCCCTGTCTCTAGGAACAGAAGAATTAGCTAGATCCTCTGTCTCTAGGAACAGAAGGATTAGCTAGATCCTCTGTCTCTAGGAACAGAAGGATTAGCTAGAGCCCCTGTCTCTAGGTAACGGGTGTTTTACAGGCTGGAGCTCCTGCCTGAAGAGTCAGATATATCACTTGAGAACCAAGCACAGTGCATATAAGCCACAGGCTTTTAGCCCAAGGTAATGGAGGGGATACGAATATACTTTTTAAAGGCATCAGAGTTCCAACGGCTCATCTTTTGAATTTGAACTTCAGTGTAACCCGTGGCAGCTGCCGTTGTTGCTGCTCCTATTCTAAAGCTATGAGCCTGGTACCGTACCAGGTCTAACTTACAAAAAAGAAGGGCAGCACGAAGTTGAGTCGTAAAGTAATGCCGTAAAACAGGTGAATCATCCATAAAGGAGAAAAGAGGGGACCCTGGGGAAGAATGTtttctgatgaagatatagtCGAGCAGGGTTTTATAGGGACAAAGTAAGGAATTGGGACGATTTTGCTGTAAATGGATAGTAGTAGAAAACTTGGAATGTTTGAAATGAGGAAGGGTGATGTCAATAACGCCACGATTGTTAGCGTCAATTCCACTAGCTACGTTTCTGAAAAGGAGATAATGAGATTTTTTATTATGGGTTTTAGTAATTTCCCCTACTCTTAAAAAGGCACAGAAGACTAATACAACCATAGCATGAAGcatagtttttgaaaaaatggaaTCAGTAGTAAAAGGCAAGGCCTGTATCAATTTACCGAGAATAACCGGGGTAATGGGAGGCCTTGGATCACAAGTTGGTTTGGCATTTTTGAAACCTTGGATCATTTTCTTGATTAAAAAATGTTGAGTTAAGTCTTCGCTGGCACTTAGCTTGAAAATAAAGCTGAGGGCGGATAAGGTTGTGAGAGTCGTGGATACAGCTAAATTCATCTGATAGCAATGAGCAATGAAACTAACGAGATGTGTTAAGAGAGGTGGAAAGAGAGGAGTATTGCGACCATAAACTTGCATTACGAAAGATTTATAAGACTGAAAAGCAGACTTATAGGCCGTTATAGTAGTTGGAGATAATGAATTAAACAGCAAAAACTCTGACGTCCTTGTCAGAGAGTTATCAGGGTGGGGTCCACAGCGGTACATTTATGGTCCATATATGGGAACCGTGCTTTGAACTTTTGAACCTGCAATCGAGAGAGTAAATCCTCAGCTATATTACTGATACCCTGGATATGTTGGGCCTTGAAGTAAATGTTATGCTTCAAGGAAATTACCATAAGTCTCCGCATAAGCTACATGAGAAAAGGATCTCGTGAGGATTTTTTGTTGATAACGTGTACTACCCCTATGTTGTCAGAATGTACAACTACTGTGCTGTTACTTAACTGGCTACCCCATAGGTCAAATGCATGACGATAGGTAGAAACTCCCGAACTGATATGTGGTAACTAATCCAATCCTTAGCGAAAGGACCATAAAACCATTTACAACCTAACACACAACCGAAACCTATGTTACTTGCATCTGTAAACAGGTGCAATGACGAAGATGTGTGTTGAACCCCAGAAGGGAACAAACCTTTGCCATTGAAATGTTTCAAGAAAACTGCCCATGCCTGCAAATCTGCGCGTGCTTCTTTATCAAGACGCCTATGATGACCAGGCTTCTGAAGACCCCGGGTAAGGTCAATCATTCGTCTAAGAAACGCCCGGCCCGGTGGAACAACTGCACAAGCACAATTCAATGAACCAATAAGATATTGTAACTGATGGAGAGTAGCAGTTCGTTTATTTTGGAAAATCTGGATTTCAGACTTTAAATGTTCTAACTTGTCAGATGGTAGTCTAACCTCAAACTTAATAGTATCCAACTCGAGGCCCAAAAACAGTTAAAGTTGTTGCTGGGTATACTGTTTTCTCAGACTTAATCGGGAGATTAAGGTCTCTAGCTAAAGAGTAGAAGGCCAAAAGTGAACTGTAGCATATTGAAGAGTTTGGGGGACCAATGAACAGGAAATCATCTAGAACATGCACACAAGTAGGTACCTGAAATTTGTTTTCTAGAATCCACTGCAAAGCTGAACTGAATTTCTCGAAAAGTTGACAAGTATAGCTTAAACCAAAAGGTAATGTCTTATCGTAGAAAAAGGAACCGGATATCCGAAAGCCTAGCAGCTCAAAGTCGCCAGGATGAATAGGTATTTGCTTGTAAGCATTTTCTAGGTCGGTCTTAGCCAAGAGAGCCCCCTCTCCCACCTGTTTAATAAGAAAAATAGCTGTATCAATAGACTGATAACTAACAGTAGTTATTTCTTTGGGTATATGGGAATTAATAGAGTCACCGTCCGGAAAAGACAAATGATGGATCAATCGGAACTCCCCAGGTGCTTTTTTGGGCACTAAACCAAGGGGGACACTTGTATATTGGGAAATGGGGGTGACATGAAAGGTTCTGCTATTCGTTTGGCTTCAAGTTCTTTTTGGATTTtgtcaaacaaaatatgttcCTTCCCCTTGAGAGAGGATAGGTTATCAGATAATCGAAACTTGCCAATGTAGGGAATTTTAAAACCAAAAGAAAACCCATCAATGAGGAAATTAGAGAGGGCTTGGTCATACCCTGACAGATAATGCTGGAGGTAGTGAACATTAACGGGTGAAACAATACTGAGATCATAGTTTGTTAAAGGGGGCAATGCCTTGTTGGAGGCATTCGTGGGCTTGGCATCTGCCTTACTATTGGTTTTTGGTCTGGAGGGACATTGCCTGCGGTGGTGCTTGGCGGCGCAATATTGGCACACATGGGGGTGTGGGCAGGACGATCCTTTAGGACAGGATCGAGTGTTGTTTTAGGCAAAGCAATATTTGTGTTTTGCCTGGGGGGCACGAAAGGGCTGGGTTTTGGGTTTTAGCTTAAATTTCAAACCCTGCACTATTGCTTCTTGGAATAGTTCAAGATTCTTATGCTGCCAAGGACAGGACTCAGGGTCCTGTTGGCGCCATAATCTAAATCGCTCATCATAAGTAATGGCTGCCTTGTCTCCACTGGAGCGAGAAAGATTTTGGATGAATTGGGCATAGGCCATCAAATTTGGTACTTCTTGTGGGAATTTTTCAGAGTAGATAGCtacaaaaatgtgaaaacattCCATCCATCTGGTCAAAGAATTAACTGTGGGTTTGTCAGCGGCTTTAATAAAGACTAACTGACCGTCTTTATCCACAGTGTGATAATTGGAATTACTATCAGAGTCTGCCTCAGCAGGTTGGAGAAGTGAGGCAAATTTGACGTATTCCCCACTGTGAATTTTAGTGCGAATTTTTTGGTCAATACCCAAAGTAAGGTGAATTGCTGTCTTAACTGAAGGGGCATTGGGGAGGGTACCTGAGAAAAGGCAATCATTGGTACCCAAGATCCCTTGCTGGATGTCTCCTGTAAGTTCTTGTAGAAGGGACGGAGCTGGTGGAGACTGCGAAAGGTTGGCACTTGGAGACCTGGCAGTCGATGAAGGAGTTTGTTGGAAATAATTTTCCATGCACTTTTTAAAAGTGTCCTCTATAGTCGGCATGACTTGTGCCATGCATGTCTGGAATATGACACTAACATCAGGCAAGGGGGAGCTTGGACCTGGTTGAGCGGTGACTTGTTCAGCTGCAGGAACAATGGTTGGATTGGACGCAGGTTTAGTTCGTCTTTGTTTTGGTCTGGAAGCCATCCTGCTCAAGAAAAGTACAACAGTATAACAAGAAAGCCAGTCTATACCATTTAGGGTACTTAGGCTAGTATGAGCCAGTCAAACCACTAAACGTAGCGCAACCGCTGGTTTGATTTAGTAGAACCAACCCATTGTACGTAGCACGAAGGCTGATATGGTAAGTAATGTAAATGAGTCAAACCACTAAACGTAGCACAAAGGCTGATGTGGTAAGCCTCTATACGTAGCACCAAGGCTGATTTGATTCAATGAACGAAACCACTACATATAGCCCAAAGGCTGATGAGGTAAGAAAAGTAAATAAGGTAAGCCACATACATAGCACAAAGGCTGGTGTGATGTACTAAGTCTGGCCACTATATGTGGCACAAGGTAAGTGAAGTCAAACCACTAACATAGCCCAAGACTGGATTGGAATGACTATTTAAAGCAGTATGTCATATATAGCACCACGGCTAATGTGGTTTAAAGGGGACTTACACCccattgtaaaaataataatttatgtCTTACCTACTCCAGGcaaaatataaaagtaaatATCCCTGGAAATGCAACAGTGTAAAACGCCGGAACACCTACGTCAAACAGctagaaataaaaatgcagtAAACAGATCATCCGGctgggaaaaagaaaaaatacatcacaaaaatatacaaatgaaaatatagacAGGAAATAATAGTGCCCTGAAGCCCCTGTCTTCAAAGGGTACAAGTATTGGTATCAAGAAAAGCTAAAAGAATTCCCCTGATCTGTCTCAAAAACTTACATTGTCCCAGGGAGTTCAAATGAACCCCATCACAGAAAATGATATGTTCACTATTTGTAAAACCTCTCAGTTTCCAAAACCGGATATTGGCTATAGTCGCGTGATGTTTTAATAATGAATTGGCTTCGTTCACACGAGCGTTATATAAATGGGGAGGTATGTTTCTGGTTCTGTGGCGTTGAATAAAGCTCAACACAACAACAGTTGAAAGGTGAAAACGTCTACTGAGTTGTGTGAGAAAACAAATTAATCGCAACACAACACAGTCCACATCCTCAGTTGAGTCTAGGTCGTTGCCGCCCAAATTCACGATCACACGACGTGGTCTCCAGTTTCTCACAACGGAGTAGATAGATTGGATGTGATGCTCGTTCCCGATAGATCCGCCACTAATACCTTAGAATTGTAGCGCACCCAAACCTGCTATATTAATGGAATCGAAGTTTGTGGCATTTAAATACTGCTGAAACCGGCGAATATGTGAATCTCCGATGAGAAGCGACATTAGCAATAGTTAGCACACAGTACAAAGGGTTGTAGTCATCAAAACAGAAGCACGCTCACAAATTTCCATGCATGGCGTCTAGCTCCTCCGAGGTGACGcttattaaaatataaaaaatacagGTACCACAGCGATCAAATTACCTGATCATGAAGGTTCAACGGGAATAAAGAATAGATTCGTGCAGAAGAGTTGATGTCAAAAGTAATATTCCAAGGGAAAATAGCAGGAAAACAACCATGAGATCTGAATTCGCCAGTATTTACTAAATCTAGCCAATCTAAAGCACATGCGCTGGAAAACCCCCGAAAAAATATAGAACCTGCGCATGAGCAATCTGCATGTTCTAAATAAAGAAGTGGCTATTAAAAGAACCTAGTCTAAAAATAACAAGCCAAACGACCtaaacaatttatatacataaattgATTATATGTACAGGTAATGAACATATATTAGGTACACATGCATGTAATTGTTTAatctaaggggggggggggtctcaacACTTGCACAGGCCTCTTTAATTGTCAATGTTCGAGCTAAAAATAGGCACTTAGCCTCAATTAAGAATTTCAGGGTTTGCTGACAATGGCCTGTTGCCCTGAGGAATGATGATGCAGTTAATTCCTCCATTGTTGTTGTAACCTTTGACTACGCCGACTTTGGATGTTTTATCCAACTACTGGTGTATTTGACATCAGTTTATTTGCCTTCTTATATCTGAAAATGtccaatatatctacatgtaatttttttatctTCACAGTTCGAACCCATTCATTACCTACTTTGGGTATATTATAATCATAACAAATATACATCCAAACATGtattgacattgtttttatctttaaattatgTACCTGCCTTTGAAAACTTCCTGTCATATGAAGATCGACACTTTTAATGACCCAGTATGGACATACTAGCATCAGACATCCACATCGAGGATGGCTGCACAACACCTTTATCCTTAGATTCAAGgcatatctttaaaatatttaaatattaaacaatcttaACCCTTCTGTGATGTAACTGATAGACATACCCACAGCTAATGCGCTTTGTGTATTGAATATACAACTATACACTGCAGGtacgtacatgtagtattgttgttacccccccccccccctcgccaGTACGTTCGTATACATACaaagcaagttttatgcataatccGTTATTATTTTCAAGTATGCATATATCTTCAATTGGAATGatttaagaatataaaaacgtatcgtaCATCTCTCTAGCTCATATATTACGCTTTTTAATACTAACCTGCACTTTATCTGCAAGACGTACCCTCATCGACGCTTGTACACTGGCGGTTATTACACGTAATTCGTCAAACACGAAGCGAAGAATCCTCGATGACTCCACTAATGCTTTAATTCCCATGTTTATCTCGTTAAAACCTCCACATGATCGATTGATAacgctatatatatatgtatacaacaCTTTAGACAGTGCAATCTGAGAAGTTGATGTACCCGGAAGTTAATAATCTCGCTAAATCTCGGCAATCACATGACGAGACTTACAGACCATATTGGTCtgctacacacacacacacacacacacacacacacacacattcacaCAAACACAGACATACAAGCACATACACATAACCCCCACACACAGATACacaaaccgccgcggtggtcgaGAGGTTAGTgagttcgccccgcatgcggaaggccggggttcgaatcccagtcgcgacagacctaagtcgttaaaaaacaggtagtgacagttccatagTCAAACGCttggtatcaggtgtgaatgtcacgggtcctcggagatgaccttaaaaacggatgacccgtgtcacagtatgtgtggcacgctaaagaaccctcactgttcattggccataagagccgagcataggcctaaagttgaagcccttcaccggtattggtgacgtctccatatgagtgaaaaattctcgaacgaGACGTTAAGTAAGATACAATCGATCAAAGACACATAGACATACCCACAGACAGagatacacacaaacacacacacgcacTCACACACAGGTGCACACGCACACACAGACATGCACAAACTCACACATGGATACAGTTAGTTGACGTAAATTTAAAAGAGGATCATAaaagatatacattgtatttgactaaggcattaaaatatgaaaactatttaatgaaagttttcattttttctcctccatatgagtgaaaaattctcgaggagaacattaaacaatatacaactaaccATCAAACCATTGTACTCATATCACAAAGCCGATGTTTATTTCGGGATGACATGTCTCTTCTACAGGATGACAAAAGGGATAGGTCGTCCCGAAAAGTTGACCATTTGACATTGATCGAAAAAAATGCATGCTGAGGATTCTAAATTTGACATATTGGCTGAATTTTTTTGACTGATTCACATGCGAGATCATGTTTTATGTCTGATCAATTTTGAAagcaaggcaggctactgacaaacacattgattttacaaaaattaGAACATTCTTTTTTATAATCAGATTTCAAAACTGTTATGATTGTTATGATGATGAAAgattaagataacgaacagtgatcaatctcataactcatataaacaATCTAAATGAAGTGATTTACATATAAAAGTTACTACTTGGTCGAATGTCTTACTTGATATAaattaaaagcataagaggaatattaaactACCGCATTAGACATATAAAAACCAAAAATACGTACCATCTAcctttctgtgtttagtaaatcagaagtgataattaattagataggttaGATGAGGAATCTGTTTTGGTctcagctgacaaagcttgtaacatcattttctttgtttgtaaggatcattattacaactgtattctaAACGAACTTCCCAGTTACTCCACTTTTgttaatcgtacttatactccaactaccatttcaaaataggaaattcttcaaaaccatgcttcagttttaagcACATTTTGGTATCCCAGTCggtgggtcgaatgaatataagttaccgtacctatactgaattcctaaactACAAAATGCCCTTACATACAAAGATACATCGCTGggtccagtaagtgctctacgaagtccctatctttgctcctcacgaaaatattaacagttgtgaaggtgaaacttcaaacttactgtgcgattACATGTGTcagaagtagtgtaaatcaGATGTGCattaaaacattctaaagaacttttaataaacttgaaatagCAATActtttctcagatcaacaacGTCAAAACCTATGAATTTTTAACACTTTACTCGAtaattcctcacgataaatttaagattagactttttgacatcatagacagtagcttcttcaacaaaaatggaaagtggaaatattcatatctagtgatcagtcattcaaaaaaaatactttgttacacaccactctgattccacgcacaagtattctgaagttgaaatagaaaatatgctacagttcctcaatgacaatatatttgtgatctttggtgatcatgtcttcgaacagtctgttagaactcccatgggcatgaattgtactactttcagaaacttctacgtgagaagaagatatctcttttagatatatcgacgacgttttatgtattaacaataataacattcattcatatgtcgattcgatatatccctttgaacttgaaataaaatacaccaaatAATCGTCCATTTccgcttcatatttagatattttatgaatggcaagctaacaactcaactttcatacaaacgggatgatttcatatgagaagttgacgatggagaagctgaaatcatcccgtttgtcaaacagttgagttgttagtttgccgttaatgtctactttcaataaaatatctaagtatgaagcagaagtggacgactctgtggtgtcctttatttcgagctcacagggatacatcaaattgacatatgaatgaaaggtagtattgttaatagacaaaacatcatcgatatatctaaatgtcgaattgaaggccacagcgagagattttttcttcccaCGTAgatgttttttaataaattctgcttcatatgaatatagaaacaggtcagctaacacaggagcacaattcgtggtcatgggaattccaacagactgttggaagacctgatcaccaaagaccacttAGCTATTGGGCTAGAAGAAGAATAGAAGATACTATATTTCCATAGTTTATTAATTGTGTTGATACTCTGTGTCTTTTACCATGGTCGGATCATCATGGAAGCTCTTTTCAATGCTTCGTTTCTATTCCCCTAGCGATACCAGTTAAGGTACTTGCTACTGACCACGGCGGAGTTAGCATACTTTGCATTCAGGTTGGAATGATAACAATTGTTATACCACCACGCTCCATTATATTGCGTCGCTCAATTTGCTTTATGTTTGTCGTTGTCTTGATCTTTTGTTGTATACTTCATTCCATTTTGGTAGCTGAAGCTGTCCCCTAAAATAAAGTATAGTGATGTATACAATGATGCCTTCAGTAAATATAAAACATGGGAATAAATACAATACTGCCTTCAGTAAATATAAAGCacataatatatacaatgttgcCTTCAGGAAATATAAAGGATAGTAACAACTGTAATGTTGTCTTcagtaaatataaatcatagTAATAAATATAATGTTGTGTTATGGAAATATCCAGAATGAATAGCCATCTCTGTAATTTTAACTGTGAATAAGAAAAAGGAAtgcaattaataaaaaaaaaaacagcaacAAAAAACCTCATGACccccaaattaaaaaaaaaaaccaaaaccccCATCCCTTCGGCATCACTATCTTTAACTTATTTTGAACAGCGAGTTTGAATCGTCTTTATAGATGGATTTAGAAGTATCCTGACTTATGACACTGCTGTGTTATATGAAAGATTAAAAGAATTAAATCTAACTTCATGATGAAGTCATGTTAAACAAATAAGAACCGTCA
Above is a genomic segment from Ostrea edulis chromosome 3, xbOstEdul1.1, whole genome shotgun sequence containing:
- the LOC125673205 gene encoding uncharacterized protein LOC125673205 isoform X3, which codes for MASRPKQRRTKPASNPTIVPAAEQVTAQPGPSSPLPDVSVIFQTCMAQVMPTIEDTFKKCMENYFQQTPSSTARSPSANLSQSPPAPSLLQELTGDIQQGILEYDARDGSLHLKSKYEYWHQIQG
- the LOC125673205 gene encoding uncharacterized protein LOC125673205 isoform X2, which encodes MASRPKQRRTKPASNPTIVPAAEQVTAQPGPSSPLPDVSVIFQTCMAQVMPTIEDTFKKCMENYFQQTPSSTARSPSANLSQSPPAPSLLQELTGDIQQGILGTNDCLFSEYDARDGSLHLKSKYEYWHQIQG
- the LOC125673205 gene encoding uncharacterized protein LOC125673205 isoform X1, with the protein product MYRCGPHPDNSLTRTSEFLLFNSLSPTTITAYKSAFQSYKSFVMQVYGRNTPLFPPLLTHLVSFIAHCYQMNLAVSTTLTTLSALSFIFKLSASEDLTQHFLIKKMIQGFKNAKPTCDPRPPITPVILGKLIQALPFTTDSIFSKTMLHAMVVLVFCAFLRVGEITKTHNKKSHYLLFRNVASGIDANNRGVIDITLPHFKHSKFSTTIHLQQNRPNSLLCPYKTLLDYIFIRKHSSPGSPLFSFMDDSPVLRHYFTTQLRAALLFCKLDLVRYQAHSFRIGAATTAAATGYTEVQIQKMSRWNSDAFKKYIRIPSITLG